TCAGGCtaaatattgatgatttattaattttttagtgTCCTGTGATTAGTCTACTGATCTATCACATTAGTTCAGATGCCATAATGTGACTGATTTTCAGGCTGTGCCTTGGTTTTTTATTTAATCACTTCATCAAGAGTGCTTTAATGCTGGGATTCTACAGGGGGGAATGTGGTACTCCTTTATGCTTCAAGGTATAATGATGTTCGTATGGTTGTCAATATTTCTGGCCGTTTTAATCTACAGCAAGGTATTGAAGGTCGCCTGGGTAAAAACTTTTTTCAGAAAATTAAGCAAAAAGGGTTTATTGATGTTTACAATAAAAGAGGTAATGTAATCAGTCCTTCCATTTTCATCTTAATGTCATTTATTTTCCATACTGTGTTGGATCTCCATTATTCCAATATTGGTGAAATTTCTTTTTTCTAATAGCAATGCTATTTAAGAATCACAAACTTGTATtatgttgagaattccatttgTGAGTTTGTTCCATGTTGAAAAAATGGAATGGAAGAAGGGTGCTTATATGCATGGTTGGACCCAAggcccaataggcttaagcttttgggtcaagttggtattcaTCTGTGcatatcaagcccacccatggactcTCCAAATCCTAACTAGTATCGGAGCCGACAGTTCGAATTGGGCTCAAATGTTCGTGCATGTGTTCCTGCACATGTTGATCTCATAGAAGAGGAGTGATGGATCCTACGGATGCTGATCTCTTGTAGATGAGTGGACTTCCATGGTTTCATGCTCTCTCCCATGGTTTAGTAGTGACTCTTAATTGGTTGCATGATATGAAGGTGATCAAGTAATGACTTCTGTTCAAGGGGGTGTTTAGAACTAACAattgagggggagattgttgataaTCCCACTTGTTTGTTCCACATAGGAAAAATAGAATGGAAGATGGGTGCTtctatacatggttggacccaaaacccaataagcttaagtttttgggtcaagttggtgtttatCCATGTATATTAAGCACACCCATAGACTCTCCAAATCCTAACATATTGTCACCCAATGTCCCCAGTCTAATAGTTGCTTGATTGAATAATTTGTACTTCTGTAGGAAAATTTGAGTTTCGTGTGACCAAGGAAAGTTTGATGGAACGTCTAACTACTGATTCTCCTGCAGCATGCCAATTAATTCGCAAAGAGTGCAGGTGGGAAATTAAATTAACCAACAGATTGCATTTCTATCACAgcaaattgaattttttttaggcCTACTTTTACCAGCATTTTATGATCTTATATAAATGTCACAAATGGGCAGGGTTTTGACAGTTCACGGTTCCAAGGATGAAAGTGTACCAGTCGAAGATGCTTTTGCGTTTTCTAAGATCATACCCAACCATAGACTGCACATTGTAGAAGGAGCTGATCATGAGTACACATCTCATCAAGATGTCCTGGCTGCAATTGTGCTGGATTTCATAAGGGCAGATCCAAATTTAGACAAAAGAATGCCTCAACAAATAGGAATCTGCTCAAAAGCAGATAATTCAACCCATTCTCGACTTTGATGGGCTAAACAACCTTATTACAACAACAACACGACAACAACAAAACTAAGCCTTAAGTTTCACTAGGTAgagtcggctatatgaatcattttttgcTAATTTATGCAACCATGGACCATTTCGTTTGACTAAACAACCTTACTAGTagaaccaaaaaaaaacaaaaaaaaaaaaaaattgaaaaggaaaaagaattagATGGACACTAAGCTTTTGTTGGCCACTGCCTGACATTTTGAGTCTATTATACTGTATTCGATGTTGAATTCCTTATCACAATGGAAAATTTCACACAAAGCAGTCAAAATGTAATTTTCCAGGAACTTGGCCGTGTTTCAGTTATTTCCCATTTGGAATTCAGAGTTTGGCTTTGATTTGGGGCGAAACACATTTATAATTGTATTGTTACGGTGATAAAATTGTGGAAACTTTTGGGAACAAGTAAATGTTGAATTTATGAAACACTGGTGTATGTTAGATCTTGATATACTTATTATCCTTTTCATTTTATAAGTGTATTGTTACAGTGAGAAAATTGTGAATACTTCTGGGAAAAAATGAATGTTGAATTTAGGAAATGGTGTATGTTCTATCTTGATATGCATATTATCCTTTTCATTATTTCCatctttcttgtttttttctttCTAGGGATTTGTTTGTAAAACTTATTTAGTTCTGGGAAATCACCCAAATGTTTTTCTTTGGAATGTCTTGTTTTATTGTAGTTAAAACGCATCGAGCTGCTGAACTCAGAATGAGCtcacttttcttcttctttgggCCATTCCCACAAGCATAGAGCTCACAAAGGTTTGGCCAATTGCTTCTTTTctctttaattaaaaaaaaaaaaaatcattttgcaGTGTGTTAAAGAGAGAACTTACTCCGCCACACAAGAGGGATGCAATGGTTGTTGCTCGATCAGCTTATCATTTTAGCCATCAATTCTTCCTTGGCGCAGGTTCTGGAATGCACCTCCACACAAGAAGTTTGGACCACCTTGCACAATTTATTCGTAGCTCAGTCTTTGACTCATGTTATGCAAAAGTAGTACCAGGTTGCTACACTTAAGAAATGGGCTGAGTCAATTATAGAATATTTTCACAAAGCTAAGACACTTGTTGCCTCACTTGGAGCTGCTAGTAAAACTCTCTCCCCATATGAATTCTCTGTGTATCTATTGGCTGGTCTTGGCATTGACTACGACTCTTTGGTTATCTTTCTCACAACTAGACCTGTTCCCTTATCTCCCCAGAAGATCTACAACTACTTATTAAACCATGAATATCGCCTCAACCATCAAGCCTAAACTCGTCGCACGGGCAATCCACTGATAGCCAACCTTACTACCACCAAAACACCCCCATCCTTTCTGTTGGCCCTAGATTCGAGTctagaagggggggggggagggtgaaatggctcttttgtgtattttttgtttttctatagaaaatataaatcttggcaagatacaaccaattatatcacaatatataaaatatacatcatgcacaatatataaataaaagaGTACGGAAGAAAAACTTGACAAATAATTTTAACATGGTTCAGCCTCTTGCCTACTTCCATGCCTTGAGACACATTCAAGGATTTcacaatccactatcaacctCCTTCACTGCTGCAGAAGCCTTTACATGTTGCTCACTCAGAGCCTTTCAGCAAGGTTCACCAGGAACCCTTACAATTCAATTCAGCGAGAACCTTCACATAGGAATTAATCCCTATTGCTTACAAAGAGCCCAAACAAGGGAATCAATCCCTTtaacacttggttcacaaagaacccttacaagatgaaaaAGAATTACAACAAAGTTCCTTGAATGAGCAATTATTTGATACAACACaaacctcacacaaatctcttaagtaatgaatcaacacacgattagagagcaagagagattttgagcacttaagatgatgaactaaatgcaaagtgcctGTGAATGATATTCTAAAGATGTTAATAACTAAGATCAATCTTTAAATAGGTCTTTGGGCTTGTATATATAGGAAAATTGACAAACTAGCATTTAAATGACCGTTGggcatttaaaataattaaatattttgaaaactagtcgtttttaGCCCGTTGGATTTTGAGTCCTGAcgcaaaccgtcgacagttttctcaGGCAAAAAACCATTCAACTCTCTACTTGAAACCGTTGATGCACTTGGTCTAAACGTCGACAATTTGCCTTGTTTGTTCTTTATCTGAAACTTCTCATCTATGAAAAtcttcaacacaaaagttgtgaaatttttttcttagtttttcgTAGATACCAAGATCAGCCTTTTTGGAGttctctagcaaaagttatgctctaAATACTGAAGGGTATTCAGGAAGTTCGGGAGAGGAATTTGAGTGgtgcataaatgaggttttaaacccaactaggactaagtctttaaaagattataacactaatatgatttataACTTAACCCATACAAAAATACATTTTAGTaaaagatatttttataaaactcttgttttgactTTCAAAACTTATAAGTATTGAACTTATGACTCGGTGATAAACTATGTACTCTTACGAAttagtatgcacatgcaatttgccCAACTTTTGCTAAATAAATTTGCTCGAATTAGAACTAcaagtgtgacgacctgcttaattttcacattttttttttctcataatataataaaatcaatatcacaaaactcagcagatcataatccacctggacccatgggtactagggatacatcagaacacataatggaagcctaagcagtaggaaacatgtaatcttaatatcataaatacagaatcatccatcacaataccagagttactacaaccactgtatatatatacaaacagtacacaacccaaaagatatctagggtcatcccacaaaatacatccgaccctatcaaaacacttacccttctggaagggtagATTAACAGTACTAGATCAACGGAGCTTTACTCGCTCTcatatcaagggctcctgaaatgtttacaaaatttcggggtgagacacattttagtaagggaaataaactaacactagtgtgtgacaacatgagcatttttgtgATATAcctataatcataaacataaccagtaaaactgtatatacatcatttttgggaaaacatgtataatcaaacatgACAGAACACAATGGTTTCCATagtataattcatctcatataagtaataatataaaaacaatcctagtaggttagctgattgttgtcatgtattaccctcacatgactgggttgtgtggcccgaaggcgggacctgacaatggttggccgatcactgccaagtcaaaagtacagtctgtaagtccgatggatCTGCCAGACTTGTTTTGTACATTAGGGGCTCTCACACACTTCTAAAAAatcacatcaaccatccaatctcacaccatttCATACaacgacgttaacacaaatatcatgatcatgatgaccatggacacatagcaatggtactgtgcaagTGATAGCCTAAAcaaagtcaaccaggttctgatatcatataacatatactgaaactgtgatacatggatatttcatatcattaattatcaaatcaatcaatcatatcattttacatatatacgtatatcatgaaaatcatcggcccgtacactggtatttcacattttaccataactcggcccgtatgccggaaaatcatatccatagcacagcccatacattagcaaatcatttccatagctcagcccgtaagtcggcaaacatatccatagctcaacccgtacccTGGTAAATCATATCTATAACACGACCCATACGACggcaaatcacatacatagctcggtccgtacgtggcaaatatatcaaaatctcggcccgtacgccggttttcatcattataaaaatccgtatcattagcacattctcagaaaacagtttttcattataatttctacttatgccacatgaaataagtttttcatatatctaacataccatcatttttagcagtatttcccaaatataaatcatatataaatatatttattttcctgaaatcaaatgttgtaacaatatacatattttcataacaTTACTAGCTTAGTTTGTTCCTAGAAAAATAAAATCAGAGAGCTGGGGTAAAGATGTAGAGCTCAAGAGTTGTAGTCTTGCAGAGAAGCAATGGGAATTTTGAAATTATTGGGTTTAGGAGAAAAGTAAACCTGAACCCGTgttgacccgtttattaacgTGCGGGTCatgggttgacccatttataaacgggttaacttGCCAAAACCTGGATTCGTTTTAAACGGACGGGTCATGTTGGGCTTTTGTgaagcctagttgtgttttaatttgggtGTTGACCcgacccctatttaattagagacGGCCCAAGctttcgctccatggactaagcggTACAAGCCGTACTTGTGGGGGTTCGAGGGCAACGTCCCCGGGAaaaatttttggagcccattcggaacggaaccctaggcgcaacatataaaagggattgctttcgggtgattagggttggtgTGGTTGTacttgcgagagagcgagagggagagcattgtatcaccgcactctctgtgtttttttcctgataatattgaaatccctgcaactctgtggacgtaggaaaatttgccgaaccacgtaaatattgtcttgtgcgtgagattgattttctttggcgttatttttcctttattttgtttcttataggtttcgggaatttgttcctTATTCCCAACAGGTCACTCATCAAGTTTCGACTTGTTTTGCCATCCCtaattgttatcatcaaaatacgacaattaggatTATGTTGCCACCCAAAATCTTCCCATTTTTAATGATAgtaaaccattggtgttctcatAGGATATAATTGAAAGCtgccccttaatttatgcatatgatttgaataagatgtaatttTACTCCCTCttactatatgtatataaaacataaataaataattcaatttcatattaaaacaaaacaaaaaattaactGAACTTTCATTAAAGCAGGTTAAGTAACAAATATGaacttttattaaaaaaacattTTAAGCAACACAATAGATTTGTACTTAATACACCCACCTATAGTACCCATCTTACAACACcaacctacttctccccctttgatcatcatcaaaaagaaatGAACTATTCTTTTAGCTTAAAAGGTACCCCACGATGAGTTAAGGGTTGGATGGTACGTAGTACTCATGTTGTTATGATTAATTTCCATAAGACTCAATATTATGCAAGAAATATACTGACTATGCATATTCAAGAGTTTTACCATCATATGTTCATATGACTAAGGAAATCATCTCTTGTCTAAGAGGTGGTTTTCTTGggcatgcttctgagattttaATCAAAAGTAGATGACTTAGGTTGTTCATATGAGAAATATAAGGTTTTCTATTGTCACCCATAAATATATTCCTCAAGAACAAGCTTAAATAAAGAGCTTGTGAGGGTGTGCATCATACTTCATTTCATAAACTATAACCAATAATTTTTATTCATAAAGAGTGACCAATAAATGAGGATATATACAGTTTAAAGATCATATTGGTGTTAACATTTGAACTCATCAACATTGGCTTAATTCTCTAAAGACCTTAGCATAGTAATCAAGCTATTATTACTCGTAAACTGAGTTTTGATACTTTGAGCGCTATTGTGGCAAGTGTCTTTAATTTTGTACTA
This genomic stretch from Malania oleifera isolate guangnan ecotype guangnan chromosome 3, ASM2987363v1, whole genome shotgun sequence harbors:
- the LOC131151134 gene encoding uncharacterized protein LOC131151134 isoform X1, producing the protein MTRSRPVEGEQAVQHTLHSNNVPVIQQQRVIVQNKHGEGLVGILHETGCEELVILCHGFGSSKERKPMANLAAALEKQGISAFHFDFAGNGESEGSFQYGNYRREAEDLRAVVLYFRGEKRMITAIIGHSKGGNVVLLYASRYNDVRMVVNISGRFNLQQGIEGRLGKNFFQKIKQKGFIDVYNKRGKFEFRVTKESLMERLTTDSPAACQLIRKECRVLTVHGSKDESVPVEDAFAFSKIIPNHRLHIVEGADHEYTSHQDVLAAIVLDFIRADPNLDKRMPQQIGICSKADNSTHSRL